The genomic region TCCTCGATGAACGGACGGACCGGCGCTGGACGCTGCAATATTACACCGGCTCGCTTGTCTCCAGCCTGATCTCGGCTTTCGAGACACTCGCGGAAGAGCGCGGCGTTCCTGTTCTGCGAGGGCCGAGTGAGCATTCTCTGGCCTGCGGCGCGATGGCCAACTGGCAGCTCTACGAGATGCCCTCCGTCACCATCATCACATCGGGCATGATCGATGAGTTTCGCGGCACATTGGCCAATTTGTGCGAAGCGCGCGCCCGCGGCTTCGTGATCTGCGCAGAGCAGAAGCCGGCGCAGTGGTACGCCTTTCAGTCGACCATCACGCCGGAGAACGACAGCCGAGAAATGTTGCGCGCCCGGCGCATCCCTTACGTCTATCTCGACGATCCCGCCGACCTGCAACGTGGGGTCGAACGCGCGCTGCGCCTCTATGACGAGAGCCTCGGCCCGGTCTTCATTCTGGCGACGCAGCAGGTGCTCAACGTCAAGGCGGCGGAGAAGACAACGGCCGAGGCACCCTCCATACCTGCGCCTGCCCCGCCGAAGCCTGACGAGAGCGCGCTTGTCCCGCTCCTCGAACTCATCAATTCGGGGCCGTCCCGGCTACTTCTCCAGCCTGGCAGGTTGCGGCCGGAGACGATGCGCCTGCTGGTCTCAATCGCAGACCGGGCGGGGATCGCGCTGGTCGACAGCATCATCCATCCCGGCACGGTGCCGACCCATCTGGATGGCGCGCCCTGCCCCAACCATCTCGGAACACTCAGCGTCTATGGTTTCAGCGACGCGGTGTACCGCTTCCTGCATTGCGACGGCCGTATCGCGCCGCGCGACAGCCAGGCGCTGATCTTTCTGGGCGACAAGATTTCCCAGGTCGTCACACCCTTCACCGAGGCCAAACTACACCGGCAATTTCAGATCGCGCAGGTGATCGACGAGCCGGGCCTGATCGCTCCCTTCGCGGACATCGCGCTGGTCGCCGATCCGCATGATGCGCTTCTGGCGCTGGAAAGCCGGCTTGAAGTGCCGCCCGATCTGCGGGCCAAAAGGCTGACCGCCATCGCCGCGGCGCGTGACGGACATGAGGATCTTTCGAGCTGCCTGCCCTCGCTGCCGATGACGCCGAACTACTTCTTCGGCGCGCTCGGGCGCCTGCTGACCGATATGATCGAGCGCGAGGGCTATGATTTCACCGGGCTCTACGATGTCGGCCGCTGCGGCGTCTCGGCG from Notoacmeibacter ruber harbors:
- a CDS encoding biosynthesis protein PigD produces the protein LDERTDRRWTLQYYTGSLVSSLISAFETLAEERGVPVLRGPSEHSLACGAMANWQLYEMPSVTIITSGMIDEFRGTLANLCEARARGFVICAEQKPAQWYAFQSTITPENDSREMLRARRIPYVYLDDPADLQRGVERALRLYDESLGPVFILATQQVLNVKAAEKTTAEAPSIPAPAPPKPDESALVPLLELINSGPSRLLLQPGRLRPETMRLLVSIADRAGIALVDSIIHPGTVPTHLDGAPCPNHLGTLSVYGFSDAVYRFLHCDGRIAPRDSQALIFLGDKISQVVTPFTEAKLHRQFQIAQVIDEPGLIAPFADIALVADPHDALLALESRLEVPPDLRAKRLTAIAAARDGHEDLSSCLPSLPMTPNYFFGALGRLLTDMIEREGYDFTGLYDVGRCGVSAIRNLPKTRTGFSGWYGRALMGDAYMATLALARTCPTDLLTFAGDGARALVPDILPSLLENALSSGPRRDRTISIFVLSNSGLSAINSYQERILFNRTSRQMRVLNIATPESDRDMCGYRVVTRTIDLFDREAMHRALRTRGRINLFTVNLAHNNEGDGMSLAHVNGWQQHQQARPKPMRVAREGI